ATCCAATCAGAAACGTGCATACTTAAGCCTATTGGGGCTTGTGGTGTTTCATATACTGGTGATTCTTTGTCCCCGCGTTTGATCCAAAGTATATCGTAAATTGGTTGCATGAAACGAGGCACAAGTCCAATCTGGTAAGCCATATCGGGCGACAACAAAGAGCGCACTTTAGGGAAAAGTTCTTTTCCAAGTATGTATGAGGTTTTATCTCTCCATATGAATGTTAACCTCGGGTGCGTTGCATACAGCTTCTTGCAAAATTCGATATGGGACTGTggtttgatatataaaatactttgAGGAAACCTGATAATATTGAATCGCATAAAACGTGGAATCAAATCTGAACGCCAGTGATCCGCTACCGGCCAACCTATCACATTCCCGCCACCATGAAACAGAATTACAAGTTCGTTATCCGTATAATTCTTACCTATAGCTCGCGCTTTATCTAAACGCTGTTTCGTGCAACCGAATTTACATGCAAAAACGACACTTATATTCAGTTTATGCAAAAGGATAACTTCTCCAACAACTATAGCTGAATCGCCTTTATTTTCAGACGGAGAATAATTGAAAAGCATTGCATATTTATATTTGCCCAACAAAGACTTGAATGTATTCTTATGTATTCTTTGAGCTTCTTCGATAACACCCGGTCTTGTTGTAAGTAAAGGAGAGAGTTTATTTGCTTCTTCTGGGTTTTCAACAAGATCTACCGAAAAGAAATCGTTGATGCTAAAGTTGAGTGGTTTTGAAAGAGATAAAGTACGGCTGTACGTCATTGAACTAATGTAGCCAGTTATTCCATAGTTTGCCAGAAACACCATGAATACAGTAGCAGCCGATATGCATATGATGGAAAGCGTGTTCCTGGCTGTATCTGAAAAAATGAAGATTTCAGCGTATGCATTGATGTGTAATGTACACAAACCTGACAAAGTAAACCTTTCACATAGCGAAGACCAAACAAATAGCAAAGAACGCAATAATCTAATTATTCAAGTCAACCCCTACGCTTTTCAATTTGTTTCACGGCTACACACTGTAATTTGATATTCTCATGCTACATATTTAAATAATCCCGTCCCCAAGTACTTTGGACATACCATGATGTCTGGAACTATATAAGCAATTACATTTATTGATTCATATCAAACTGCAGGTAAAAATTATGTTGCCTTGTCAAAGTGCTACCAAGGTACCCATCGGTACATGACATAATGCATGAAGGCGCTACTGGGGTCTTCATTCACCATTAAaggttggaaagtcgccatatggcctataactGGGCCGGTGTGACGTTATAcccgacaaaaacaaaacaaacaagttacttcttaaggatgtaggaacgatttttttctaacgttaagaattttttcatactctgtgagcttgaagaacattagttttcaagacaaaccagaaaagaaaaaacataggtcactggattcgttttaattttatagggcattttcttcatccactgtttaagcatttctgaaattttgtaaaactgaaaaaatggtgctactttataaaacatataatatcccacttaatgttatagtgatttcaggtcttacagctTAAtttgaatacaaggtgatgtcagtattatataagcataaatgtcactaacaaatctctttcatttttacatgtcgacataattaccccacccactttatttttaatggaaaacgtatttagatctacaaaaaaaattccgacgttaagattttcaaaatattttgcagctctAATGAAGGaccaaaatggaaagaaaaatagTTGGTGTCACCATGCATCTAagaatttattaagaaaaaaacagttaaaaaatggtgattttttaaaatattttttgttctttttgttttaattcatattttctagataatataaagtgctatcttgaaaacctttatttcaattatagcttattattatatgtatcagtcagaaaaatatcaaaaccaaacctgttccactttaacttaaaatttatattttaaattaactacctctaccccattgtaaatcttacgtcaattttaggcaaatgccagccagaaataagggtaaaaatttgttgttttttttcgcaaaaagtagaatctatttagTTAATgttacattattagccatattttaataatttagcattaatttttggcaaaacttttgttagaaagcaatatacgaagaaacatttttcaaaatggctgatatcctgaaaaaaaaaaaccgctCGTACATCCTAAATGTCTAAACTATTAGCAAACTCACGGGACAGTCGCACAGCAGCATTTGTCCTACCTCCAAGCAATATAAAGGGTGAAATCTAGGgttataataaatttttctttatCAGGTCAGCTGGGAAATAAAATTTTGCGAGACTTCttttatgacttttttattttcaaaacgacGCCATATTGTTTTTGAGAACAACTACTCAAGACATATTTCATGCAACGATTGATCCACAAGTGTTTTATAAACGCCCTTTATTAGGTTCGTGATACCGGCACGAAATATGATATTTGCAATTACCAGAAGAAGTTCTTATAACGGACGGAACTGAGTCATCCAGAGCGTTTGCAAAGGATTGATTACTGCATTTAAATCAAGAAATATTGCATTTGGAAAGGAATGTTATATTGAATCAGATCGAAACggctttccattttttttctatgaagCGGCGTTATGACTTGTCGACAAATTTAAATCAGGTTGGTGAGAACAGGTATCCAATTTGCAACGAAATTTCGTATAAACATGGCAGCAAATTCAATTTAGCAATACTCTACGCAGAAGCCGGGTACAAAACACAGGATTAGTATTAGATTTTCATCTTATAATGTTATGTATTTTTCAAGAACTTTTCCTACCAAAGAGGCTGCATTCCGTTgaggttttttctttatttcctcacttatatacatatatagagcGGGAAAAATTATAGAAGGAAATGGAAATGCCTTTTTGGTATTACATAGTATAATTgagtaaaattacaatttaaaaccTAAACCGGTTTCACCATTTATATGGATCTTCAGAAGAATGTTAATGACGTCGTCAGGCAACGACGTTATCAATAATGTAAATGTCGCttatgtaaataatatatattttaaaattgtcatttgcatcattgaaaaaaatgaaataattataggttattagctttgtatcgggaaatatgctcGAGTTCTTCAGCAAAAATATTGCGCGactccagattttatttacttcacaacagcgggtgttaagtgctgtgtggcggccgtaaaaagtcgccccgacttcatctcagtgttgttatattttctggtccttcgggatcattgatttcaactcatttagatttgaagattgaatactgcttaagccggtgctagggggcgtgagcagtgttgcatattcaattactgctcatgaacagactcaataaaaccgagtctgcaattttcgctgtttgctttgttctcggtgcttccgagggatctactttccagattttatttaggaGCATATTTatcgatgcaaagataataacctttttattacatacgcatctacacttataaatataatgtaaatatcacaaatatgttcaatagtttgtataggattgacaatactgaactaaatagaaaacaatagtgcaacaacacacactgaattacgtcaggcacccgatatgaaattcaggcgtcagtgtatggaaaaatattgacgtttccggtaccagtgtaacttaacggggaatagaaacgagtatgtaataatgtataaattcCGTAATTGTAGATTCTGCAAATATTAACATAAGTAGTAATTGTTATTTAACATTCAGAGACGGTTTAAAtagtttgatgaaatatgtttctCACATCATATATATTTCTGTATGATTACGTATTCTCTTCAGGTAAAGCGGTATTCTTTGGAAGTAAGGTAACTCAACGTGCAATAACTTTCGTAAAAAACGGAAAATACCGAAGTCGCATACGGGGAATATATAATATGCTGATTGTCTTTACGGGAAAACTCTCGTTAACATTCTACTGTCAAACTTCTACGTGCAAGAAAACATAAAACAACCAATctgatgaaataaaacattttgcattaaaatgcttaagtatatttcagaaattattgttttcttgtGTGTATAAGCATTATAATAAactcacatatacatgtattactataTAGACAAATACAATAAAAGGAGATGTATACGTACTTGTAGATTTGGTCATCAGATCATTATTGACTGCgcagttttcattttcatttttgttgaacAAAGTATACACTGCCAGACCTGTTACACAAATGAAAAGTCCGATGGAATTCGATGCAGAAACAGTCCTAGATCCTGTCATGTACAGAAAGCCTAGAACTAAAAATCTTTTCAAGATGTTTCCAAATGCATGACCCATAACGGAGCAATGTTTCAACACTATTATTGTCGATATATAAGAGTAACTTACATGGAACAAAGAGGAACCGATGAGTAGACTATAAATGTAAATACTTCCTACAGGTGCTACCTCGACATATACTAGAAATTCCTATAATTGTTAATAAAATAAGTACGCTCAAACAAAGTTGTAAATTGTTAATTGAGAATTCAGTTTTCGATATATGATTCTTTTTCATGTAGACATTTCTTAAAGACAAACATATATTCGATATGAATGCTAAAATAACTCCGTGGGATATGTTAAAATGACGAGTTTTATCTCCTTCAGTGAATACAATTGCACCATAAACAACAGCTGGGATACAAATCCATTGTAAGTACGATAACCTGATGCCAAGAAGCAACATTTGCAAAAGAGCACTGGTTAAAGGTTCTATGAGTTTGATGACAAATGTAGAAGCTGCATGCGTGACGGACATGCTCAAGTTGGTCGTCAACGTTGCGCAAGCATGCGCGGCGAAAATGACATACTTGTTTGTCGTCGCTTTTGTATCACTTTCGCCAGACACTGACGTAAATGCCAAGCAAAATATTATTTGCAGTTCTGTTAGAACAATCACCTGATAACTAAATCCAGCCATGAAAGGCGAAGTCTCATTCAAGAACAGCTTGGCACAAAAATGATAAGCAAAAGATGTTAACGTCCAAGCAACGAAAACAACCAACGATCTCAGGAATGACGTCTCcatctgtaaaataaaaagaaaatacgtATGTATATATTTTGGTATATACTGCTAGCAGTTAAAGTATGAATCTGGAGTGTATGGGAACATTTTACTTTACTGCATCGCATTGCATTGATTTCAGGCTCATGAACAGATGGATTAAAGATATATACAATCATTTACCCGCAATTCCACAAAAGATACTTACTTACTTTGTATGGAGAAACGAGGATATAACTGTCAATAACCTATGGCAGATTATTATGACAATATTCAGTATTTACGCATCTGAtttgctgaattcaaaaatagtataaactttttcataattttgaatacAAATGTCAATTCTAAGTATACAACAGTGGATTCCAGCCAATATGTTCAGTAACTCTCAACGTGAGTACCAATATTGCTTTCGCTAACAATGGCATTGTTTGAGAATACAATGGTATTGCTTCCGATAACTACGGTAGTGCTTTCGGTACCCAAGGTATTGCTTTCAATGTCAATATAGTTTAAAAGTACCGAAGCTACCCATAAGGCCCACAAGTTTTCCACAAGCATAATGTAAGATATTGATAATTTCAAAAGGAggaatattatatttcaaaatagtgTCAAATGCAGCAGAACTGTTTTACAATTAAAAGATCTCCCAGGAAACCTGCCCACTGCTCGAACCCCCAAATTTCGTGCATATTTATTCCTGGCTGACCACGCCTCTGCGAACAACAAAAACCGTCCAACAGGTAAAAAGTCGATAAGTATAAGGCATTTCTAAACGCTTCTCTTGATAGCTTCAACGATGGAAAAATTTCATATCAGTGTTCAgtattttaatatgtataaaCGATGCTTACTATCAAAGCATTTATCTTTTTTCCTCTctgattaattttgttttgttaaaatccCTTTCCCTTTCCTTTTTCCTACTCTCCTTCTTATTATTTTCATCTACATTTTTCAATTTAATCCACATAAAAGGTCTTTATTCTTAACGGCAATTGAAAACTGTTTACAATAATGAAgccatttcatatatatatttacgtTTAGCAATATAATTATCTGTAATGTATTTGATATTATAATGTTGTATAAATGTGTCTCAATCAGCTTTAGAACGAACTGCAATGGTCGTAGAAAAGTGGCGGTTATGTGGTGCCGTTTTTACTTTTGAATCACTATTTTGTGATATCCTTAATTCACTTACGGATACCACAACTTAACTTATTGCTGCTCCTAATTAACTAATGGATATCACTAATTACATTACGTGATAAAGACtatttttgcataatttataATCGATTTTAAGATATCAATGAATAAGTTAAAATCGTAGAATAATACTAGGAGGGCCATCCtaaaacaatctgactaaagtacttgatcttctaaacgaagatctgagaatgacccattcacattcgtcttctgtatattttggatttccaatattactatttttattttcgcaaatctatttttatttgaaccaattagACGACTTGTTCGAAATGTCAAAGAGTAGGAAATATTTGCAGTCAGTTCAAAGCTGGAACCctggacccctcgcttacagagcaagtgccgtacggactgagctaaccggctatctgacatcttgcgacataagaattgtagatatcaaaaaccaaggcttttttaagcttgcagaatgttgtaagttagcttttgattggctagcggaaaggTCAttagaacgaggctatcaatagctcgtcttCAGATCCCAAGCGTAGCTTAATAGGAggtgtactttagtcagattgatcctaaaataaataatgataattgtgCTGGAATATGATACATAGTCTacgtacagacttcaaatttagttCATCCCTTCAAAGTATTTGTCCTTGAGTTCCACACACTTCCCAAGTCGCGAAATCCAGAGATGAACACTGCAAAGTAGTCTCCCCTTAGAACGGTCTTAAGTAACTGAAAATTACCACTCCCCAGTGCTTTATTCGATAAATATTTGCTCTAATCAACGTGGGGGCGGTTGAGGGTTAGGGGCGGGGAGGGTAACGCCGTtctttcaacagtgtttcagttatgtaatgacggacagttaacctaggaactagtgttcctgggttctgtaccagtacaaaccttttctccacAAGTGATTGctaacttccacacatgaattagaggtggaggacgaatgatgtcagacacaatgtattttaacagatcgtcacggagagctaagcgggtgggcaatATAAATTTTTGCACCCAGCCAGGTTCTTTTTCATCCTTGAGAAAGGAAAGAATCACAAGGACCTAGATCTGGTGAATAAGCGGGATGTTTTTTACTATTGTTTCATCTATCATAACGATGGCTCTTGTCATGAGACCACGAAGACCAGTCCTtgcattttctttttgtattttcgtTTAACAGCTTTCAGTACTTTGCCTCTAAAAAACTTTCCAGTGATTGACTTTCCTTACGTTGTAGGACTTTGTACAACAGTACCTCTTGCGTTAAAGAAGATGgcatacatagaggatattacatgagtgtcttttcatgttgaatttattcaatttgtttaataaatttaatgttgaaagacacaaatgtaatatttgttATCACATgaaagcttttcctgctgaaacataaaaaattcttctttctttacctattacagATCAAGACTTTTTAGTGAATTGGACCAACGTCTCCTATGCTTAAGACAACGTTAACGTCAAAACTTTATTACACTATAGTGTATTAACAAGTTTATGTTATAGCTTTATTTCACTCCatcgacgtcaaacatgtgataaaaaagttTTCTGACACTTCTAGTTCTCTTTGCCATTTCTGTTCTGCTCACCTTTTCTAGGCTAGTTTACCTAGGGAACCATTAAAAACCTTTCCTGTCTGTGGATGTTACATTTCAATGACAGGCAGACATAACTGCTTTAACACAATTTCGATATATTGTATTCCTTTATAAATTCAAAAACCATGTCACgactgtttacatttatttcgttGAAAACGGGAACATGTCAAATTTAAAGGAGGACAACGAAATTTGACTATTTAGGTGCCTTtgaaggttacattctaccaattcaattccttatttatttcatattaataacaaaacattcagacctcattttcagcactttagagctttcaatgatataaaaaccatatatggtcatctattataacatgtcttcttatcaaaaatagaaaaatattgacatgttatgttgaatataagaaaaataatctgttctgagaaacatcaccctctaaaaatgcccccatgaaaacagccatttagcagttacgcgtaggtagacatttttcgcaaagaataaaacttattccaagaaatttacaatgaaaatggtctagatctattctcaatactataagcaataaacataagccaaaaatttaactgtcacctcctcatgtcactcattataccagatttcatccatagcatggaactacattttggactacttcacatgtaacactgagtagtcacttccggtttggtgtaatccgtcctgaACTAAAAAAAGCTAAAGGAATGAATCGATGGCATAAATAATTACAAACTTCCGTTAAAGCCACTTAGCTTCCTCTTACAACGCTGAATGAGATACCTGCTAACAAACAATAAAAACGTAACTAAAATTGCTAAGTTGAAACAGGAGCATACctttttaaagaaaagtaaaactaAACCATGGAATGTGTGCAATTCATGTCaaattatcacagtgaacaagtgtgtgaagtttcattttacTCTTAAAAGTGGTCAATGAAATAAGCACATTGCTGGACATTGAatgtagacatagtactagagatcaatcaataacgcaaataataatcctaccttgcattcaCATCTACATCTGTATGACGAAAATTAAAAGGCAGAATGCATTAACTGTATGGtaaaaaacttagtgataagtcatttcattaaaatacccattttcatggtaaatactgaagagtttttttcttgtttttatgtatgatgtgtgatatggtataGATAAAATTATGTCTAAATTTtagcttaaatagtggatctgaattcattttatcagtcttaaaacattttgtgatatcatacaatatgcatgtatttgacaattcttttgcattgacataagttttttttctgcaataatccagttataattggggattaaatatttatcaatggctacattggtaggactatctgcaagagcgaGTACATGTAAATTGAATAAGAAGTTTCAAGAAATCATCAATAACATGCTTGAAAATGATCAGATCAAGAGTTGAGTAATTTTTTTGgttgtaaattatatatataagtaatcaacgttaattttttaattgtttttataattagaaattttaggtactatctctatgtAAAATTGCATGTTAGATTATCACAGTGAACCGGCGTATGAAGTTTTAATCAGTTCTCACAAGTAATTAGTGAAATACCAGCTGACATACAAAAGCGTTACAAAAACGTTACAAAACTAAAATTGTAAAATCTAATACGGGGCATAACTTTGTAGAAAAGCAAACTAGTGATATGGAATATGTGCATAGTTGTATTTAATTTCCATAAATTTCTACTAGTGGTTACTTATATAACGGCTGAtacacaaaatgttacaaaatcagGACGCTGAAGCCGACAAACGAACGCGTGTAATAGCCCTGCATATTCTTCAAGCgccttttgaaattgcaaaaaaccAATTTGTACAAGGGGTCTGCTTTTAAAGTGATAGGGAAGACGGCAAAACGTTTTTGGTAGGGGCCTAGTTTCAGTTCAATTACTGATCGGTGTTCACTTAAAGCAATTGACATTTAAATATGGTAGACAAAtgcactcctgtcactgtacacgGTTTCATGACTCTAGTCGAAAAGTcgttaagatgtttgcaacacaaacttttaagaactttatgtgtatttttcacaaagAGAATGATCATAACTCTGTCCAAGCTGAGTggaatcccaaagagaacaccagaTGCGCAACTTAACATGCTGTAAaaatcctgtaatgttttatgactctagatAAAGtgcattttgagatacatgggacacaaacttttttgactaagtcaagagtcataactctggtcttgcaaagttaaataaaaatgcaCATGTGcgcaaattcacatgctggaagATATgcctacatggtttcatgtctttacatgaaatattttaagatatatgtaatataaatttttaagcactttatgtgtattttttactaagtcaaatACCATAAATCCAGTCTA
This window of the Mercenaria mercenaria strain notata chromosome 5, MADL_Memer_1, whole genome shotgun sequence genome carries:
- the LOC123562719 gene encoding uncharacterized protein LOC123562719 isoform X1, yielding MGHAFGNILKRFLVLGFLYMTGSRTVSASNSIGLFICVTGLAVYTLFNKNENENCAVNNDLMTKSTNTARNTLSIICISAATVFMVFLANYGITGYISSMTYSRTLSLSKPLNFSINDFFSVDLVENPEEANKLSPLLTTRPGVIEEAQRIHKNTFKSLLGKYKYAMLFNYSPSENKGDSAIVVGEVILLHKLNISVVFACKFGCTKQRLDKARAIGKNYTDNELVILFHGGGNVIGWPVADHWRSDLIPRFMRFNIIRFPQSILYIKPQSHIEFCKKLYATHPRLTFIWRDKTSYILGKELFPKVRSLLSPDMAYQIGLVPRFMQPIYDILWIKRGDKESPVYETPQAPIGLSMHVSDWINWKTPRGTSPMEDTFLMTTNGMMFLQRGRIVITDRLHGHILSTLLAIPHVYIDNNQRKISNYHNTWTAGYEKIYFWPILARMLLQKQGNC
- the LOC123562719 gene encoding uncharacterized protein LOC123562719 isoform X2, with the protein product MVFLANYGITGYISSMTYSRTLSLSKPLNFSINDFFSVDLVENPEEANKLSPLLTTRPGVIEEAQRIHKNTFKSLLGKYKYAMLFNYSPSENKGDSAIVVGEVILLHKLNISVVFACKFGCTKQRLDKARAIGKNYTDNELVILFHGGGNVIGWPVADHWRSDLIPRFMRFNIIRFPQSILYIKPQSHIEFCKKLYATHPRLTFIWRDKTSYILGKELFPKVRSLLSPDMAYQIGLVPRFMQPIYDILWIKRGDKESPVYETPQAPIGLSMHVSDWINWKTPRGTSPMEDTFLMTTNGMMFLQRGRIVITDRLHGHILSTLLAIPHVYIDNNQRKISNYHNTWTAGYEKIYFWPILARMLLQKQGNC